A portion of the Lolium rigidum isolate FL_2022 chromosome 1, APGP_CSIRO_Lrig_0.1, whole genome shotgun sequence genome contains these proteins:
- the LOC124685151 gene encoding phosphatidylinositol 3-kinase, root isoform, giving the protein MAAATAAISRTSAAAVAGNNSSEFRFFLSCDISLPLTFRVLQAPIPPPAQDGLDKKVSELFVECKLYIDGVQFGLPVNTRLESSGPPYCWNELITLCTKYRDLTSLAQLAFTVWDVSSGEGSSVVGGATIFLFNSKKQLKTGRQKLRLWPQKEADGRVPTMTPGKVPKNERGEIERLERLVNKYERGQIQHVDWLDRLAFSAVDRVKEKECERLENSFPSLVVEFCSFEHRVVFQESGANFYAPAPVSLSNELVTVWDPELGRTNPSEHKQLKLARSLTRGIIDKDLKPSSNERKLLQRIIKYPPTRDIQADEKQLIWKFRFSLMSEKKALTKFVRSVDWSDIQEAKQAIELIGKWETIDVADALELLSPDFKSEEVRAYAVSVLERADDEEMQCYLLQLVQALRFERSDKSCLAHFLVNRALSNIEIASFLRWYVVVELHNPAYARRYYSTYDMLEDEMMKMVAREDGDEDGFRLWQSLSRQTELTAQLCSIMKDVKNVRGSAQKKVEKLRQLLSGVFSELTNFDEPIRSPLAPKLLLTGVVPQESSIFKSALTPLRLTFKTASGGASKIIFKKGDDLRQDQLVIQMVSLMDRLLKLENMDLHLTPYRVLATGQDEGMVEFIPSASLAQILSDHRSITSYLQKFHPDEDGPFGITAQCLETFIKSCAGYSVITYIMGVGDRHLDNLLLRDDGCLFHVDFAFILGRDPKPFPPPMKLCKEMVEAMGGAESQYYTRFKSYCCEAYNILRNNSSLILNLFKLMERSNIPDISSDENGTLKLQEKFRLDLDDEEAIHFFQALINESVSALFPQMVETIHRWAQYWR; this is encoded by the exons atggcggcggcgaccgccgccatcagccggaccagcgcggcggcggtggcgggcaaCAACAGCAGCGAGTTCCGCTTCTTCCTGTCCTGCGACATCAGCCTCCCCCTCACCTTCCGCGTCCTCCAGGCCCCCATCCCGCCTCCCGCTCAAG ACGGTCTCGACAAGAAGGTCTCCGAGCTCTTCGTCGAGTGCAAGCTCTACATCGACGGAGTCCAGTTCGGCCTCCCAGTCAACACTAG GCTCGAATCGTCAGGCCCGCCGTACTGCTGGAACGAGCTCATCACCCTGTGCACCAAATACAGGGACCTGACCTCCCTCGCGCAGCTCGCCTTCACG GTTTGGGATGTGTCGTCCGGTGAGGGAAGCAGCGTCGTCGGTGGAGCCACCATATTCCTTTTCAACAGCAAGAAACAGCTTAAAACGGGGAGGCAGAAGCTGCGGCTGTGGCCCCAAAAGGAGGCGGACGGAAGAGTACCCACCATGACCCCTGGCAAG GTTCCTAAGAATGAGCGAGGCGAGATAGAGCGGCTGGAGAGGCTTGTTAACAAGTACGAGAGAGGGCAGATACAGCATGTCGATTGGCTTGACCGTCTTGCCTTCAGTGCTGTGGACAGAGTTAAGGAGAAGGAGTGCGAGAGGCTGGAGAACTCGTTCCCTAGCCTAGTTGTTGAATTCTGCAGTTTTGAACACAGAGTTGTCTTCCAG GAATCTGGAGCGAATTTCTATGCACCAGCCCCTGTATCATTATCAAATGAGCTTGTTACCGTGTGGGATCCTGAACTTGGACGGACCAATCCATCTGAGCACAAGCAGTTAAAGCTTGCTAGGAGTTTAACTCGTGGAATTATCGACAAAGATCTGAAACCAAGCTCAAATGAGCGCAA ACTTCTTCAAAGAATCATCAAATATCCTCCTACGCGCGATATACAGGCGGACGAGAAGCAATTGATTTGGAAATTCCGTTTCTCTTTGATGTCTGAGAAGAAAGCTCTTACAAAGTTTGTCCGCTCAGTGGATTGGAGTGATATCCAG GAAGCTAAACAAGCTATTGAATTGATTGGGAAGTGGGAAACAATTGATGTGGCTGATGCATTAGAGCTTCTCTCACCAGATTTTAAAAGCGAGGAA gttCGTGCCTATGCTGTGAGCGTACTCGAAAGAGCTGATGATGAAGAAATGCAGTGCTATTTACTCCAACTGGTGCAAGCTCTTCGATTTGAAAGATCAGACAAGTCTTGTTTGGCACACTTTCTTGTAAACCGTG CTTTGTCAAACATTGAAATCGCTAGTTTCCTTCGCTGGTATGTGGTCGTTGAACTCCATAATCCTGCATATGCAAGACGATACTACAGTACATATGACATGCTTGAAGATGAAATGATGAAA ATGGTTGCTAGGGAGGATGGAGATGAAGATGGGTTTCGACTGTGGCAGAGTTTATCACGCCAAACAGAACTTACTGCTCAGTTATGTTCTATTATGAAGGATGTAAAAAATGTTCGTGGTAGTGCACAAAAGAAAGTCGAGAAATTGAGACAATTGTTGTCAGGAGTTTTCAGTGAGCTTACTAACTTTGATGAG CCAATTCGTTCACCATTAGCACCTAAACTTCTCCTTACTGGCGTTGTGCCTCAAGAGTCATCTATATTCAAGAGTGCCTTAACTCCATTGCGCCTTACATTTAAGACGGCAAGTGGGGGAGCATCCAAGATAATTTTCAAAAAGGGAGATGACCTCCGCCAAGATCAATTG GTTATTCAAATGGTCTCTTTAATGGACCggttgctcaaattagaaaaTATGGACTTGCACCTTACCCCATATCGAGTTCTTGCAACTGGACAAGATGAAGGGATGGTTGAATTTATACCTTCCGCTTCACTTGCACAG ATTTTATCAGACCATCGCAGTATTACAAGTTACCTCCAGAAGTTCCATCCTGacgaagatggtccttttggtatAACTGCCCAGTGCTTAGAAACTTTTATCAAAAGTTGTGCTGGTTACTCTGTCATAACATATATTATGGGTGTTGGAGACAG ACATCTAGATAATCTTCTTCTAAGAGATGACGGGTGCCTTTTCCATGTGGATTTTGCTTTTATTCTGGGTCGAGATCCAAAGCCATTTCCACCCCCAATGAAACTATGCAAAGAAATGGTCGAGGCCATGGGTGGCGCAGAAAG CCAATACTATACGAGATTCAAGTCCTACTGCTGCGAAGCATACAACATCTTAAGGAACAACAGCAGCCTTATTTTGAATCTCTTCAAGTTGATGGAAAGATCAAATATTCCAGATATCTCGTCCGATGAAAATGGAACCCTTAAG CTTCAGGAGAAATTCCGGCTGGATCTGGATGATGAGGAGGCTATACACTTCTTCCAGGCTCTTATCAACGAGAGTGTTAGCGCCTTGTTCCCTCAAATGGTTGAGACCATCCATAGATGGGCTCAATATTGGCGATGA